One genomic segment of Acinetobacter sp. C26M includes these proteins:
- a CDS encoding efflux transporter outer membrane subunit produces the protein MKKTVFTLSMGLAVTMLLTACQSSSTFKPAVYQQPVIQSAAQYKYADLQWIEASKIAATPQPWWEMYQDPTLSTLIQQLDQDNLSIQQAQAKYRHAMALLDGQRANALPSISMGGNANQTETKNAGKSRQFGANVAVSWIPDLWGRVAKAVEGQQANLQASAADLAAIQLSQQLLAAEAYWSIRLFDAKLDVLNQTQQSYQRSVRILQQQYQAGMIARADVIQAETQLKQVGLQLLELQRSRDLQENVLAVLVGRNVADFNLNKNRYQFSTPQIPTQIPSRLLAQRPDVIRSERELAFTHAQLGLAQTAWLPDLIISLDSSANSQVFHTLLQSPNTAWSMGAKVLGTLFDGGKRQADIQQAQANYDEKLAAYKHSVLTGWKEVEDGLLQAGHFQQQIAAQQQLLKLSIENERVAKQRYQAGLVSYLEVATAQNLRLSAEERLLELQQLHLKNSAQLVAALGGGMNFSS, from the coding sequence ATGAAAAAAACAGTTTTTACACTTTCTATGGGGCTCGCAGTGACGATGCTGCTCACAGCATGTCAGTCGTCCAGTACCTTTAAGCCCGCAGTCTATCAGCAGCCCGTGATTCAAAGTGCTGCACAGTATAAATATGCAGATTTGCAGTGGATTGAAGCTTCTAAAATAGCAGCGACGCCACAGCCATGGTGGGAGATGTATCAAGATCCGACCTTATCCACGCTGATACAGCAATTGGATCAAGACAACTTGAGTATCCAACAGGCCCAAGCCAAGTATCGCCATGCCATGGCACTGTTAGATGGACAACGGGCCAATGCGCTTCCGAGCATCAGCATGGGCGGTAATGCTAATCAGACCGAAACTAAAAATGCTGGCAAGAGTCGTCAATTCGGTGCCAATGTCGCAGTGAGTTGGATTCCTGATCTTTGGGGGAGAGTTGCAAAAGCGGTGGAAGGGCAACAGGCGAATCTACAAGCATCTGCTGCAGATTTGGCTGCCATTCAACTGAGTCAGCAACTGCTTGCAGCAGAGGCCTATTGGAGCATTCGTTTGTTCGACGCCAAACTGGACGTGTTAAATCAGACCCAGCAAAGTTATCAGCGATCTGTGCGTATTTTACAGCAGCAATACCAAGCAGGCATGATTGCACGGGCTGATGTGATTCAGGCTGAGACCCAACTTAAACAAGTCGGGTTGCAATTGTTAGAGCTACAACGTAGTCGTGATTTGCAAGAGAATGTGTTGGCGGTCTTAGTTGGACGCAATGTAGCGGACTTTAATTTAAATAAAAATCGCTATCAATTCAGCACCCCTCAAATTCCGACCCAAATTCCAAGTCGCCTGTTGGCACAACGTCCCGATGTAATTCGTAGCGAACGCGAATTAGCATTCACACATGCGCAATTAGGCTTAGCTCAGACTGCTTGGTTACCTGATTTGATCATCAGCTTGGATAGCAGTGCCAATAGTCAGGTTTTCCATACCTTATTGCAGTCACCCAATACTGCATGGTCAATGGGTGCAAAAGTCTTAGGCACATTGTTTGATGGGGGAAAACGACAGGCTGATATTCAACAGGCTCAAGCCAATTACGATGAAAAGCTTGCAGCTTATAAGCATTCTGTTTTAACAGGTTGGAAAGAGGTGGAGGATGGTTTGCTGCAAGCAGGTCATTTCCAGCAGCAGATCGCAGCGCAACAGCAACTGCTTAAGCTGTCGATTGAAAATGAACGGGTTGCCAAGCAACGTTATCAAGCTGGTTTGGTCAGCTATTTAGAAGTCGCGACAGCACAGAATCTGCGTTTGAGCGCAGAAGAACGCTTATTGGAATTACAGCAATTGCATCTCAAAAATTCAGCGCAATTGGTGGCTGCATTGGGTGGTGGGATGAATTTTTCATCTTAA
- a CDS encoding acyl-CoA dehydrogenase: MIVLLILLGLLIQLVVVWAVFYFEANRTVGCVVSIVAAILCSVLITPWSLLLGIPIILASVIVLIAPLRDALVSRPAFNILSKAMPSMSITEREALEAGTSWWEKELFMGAPDWEKFDQYPYPTLSAEEQAFLDHEVQQLCFMLDEWQIHHQEKDLPPEVWQFIKDNGFLGLIIPKSFGGKQFTPFAQSRIMSKIASRSLTAAVSCMVPNSLGPGELLLHYGTEEQKQRYLPGLAKGTEVPCFGLTSPEAGSDAGAIPDTGVVCYGQYQDQEVLGLKMNFSKRWITLAPIATVIGLAFKLYDPDGLLGDKNKVEYGITCALIPADHEGIQIGPRHNPGAPFMNGTVEGSDVFIPLDWIIGGQQNAGKGWRMLMECLGVGRGISLPALATAGGEMSYLLVGAFASVRQQFKISVGHFEGVQEATSDIASDAYMLESFRYLVTCGLNQGGTPAVMTAMAKYYATETMRKVVNHGMDVVGGRAIQLGPRNFLALTYQSIPVAITVEGANILTRSLMIFGQGSMRCHPYLFEELQLLQSEDKASAFKAFSPLLFKHLAYTFNRAARAAAYSITGGSDQGSQQADDFSKAYYSKINRFSADFALTADMALGILAGDLKRKEMLSGRLADIHANLFIATAILKYYEHGQRTEAERKHAELALNKALYQVQEAFFGFYDNFPMKLAACMVKFLCFPFGRPIAAPSDQLKQEVAQLIMQEHAFRDQLKQHVYYNTDANDVMGRMESAFQALLQLQPLWNKFKKAESKDQFSGLTFEEHITDAIETGFITTAEAESLVQYNAKRYDSMLTDIFDAHLDKELPLDNPHLKT, translated from the coding sequence ATGATTGTATTATTGATATTGCTTGGCCTATTGATTCAGTTAGTTGTGGTATGGGCTGTTTTTTATTTTGAAGCCAATCGAACTGTTGGCTGTGTTGTTTCCATTGTCGCTGCGATTCTCTGTAGTGTGTTGATCACACCGTGGAGTCTGTTACTGGGCATCCCGATTATTCTCGCGAGTGTGATTGTTTTGATTGCACCTTTACGTGATGCTTTGGTGAGTCGACCTGCGTTTAATATTCTCTCAAAAGCAATGCCGAGTATGAGCATCACCGAAAGAGAAGCCTTGGAAGCGGGGACCAGTTGGTGGGAAAAAGAGCTATTTATGGGGGCACCTGATTGGGAAAAGTTTGATCAATATCCTTATCCAACTTTATCAGCAGAAGAACAGGCATTTTTAGATCATGAAGTACAACAGCTCTGTTTCATGTTAGATGAATGGCAGATTCATCACCAAGAAAAAGACCTACCGCCAGAGGTTTGGCAATTTATTAAAGACAACGGCTTTTTAGGTTTGATTATTCCTAAATCATTTGGCGGTAAGCAATTTACCCCGTTTGCGCAAAGTCGTATTATGAGCAAAATTGCGTCTCGTTCCTTAACTGCTGCCGTCAGTTGTATGGTGCCGAACTCGCTTGGGCCAGGTGAGTTGCTGCTGCACTATGGAACGGAAGAGCAAAAGCAACGCTATCTGCCCGGACTGGCAAAGGGCACAGAAGTTCCTTGTTTTGGTTTGACCAGCCCTGAAGCAGGTTCGGATGCAGGTGCAATACCTGATACGGGTGTAGTTTGTTATGGGCAGTACCAAGACCAAGAAGTTCTAGGTCTAAAAATGAATTTCTCCAAGCGTTGGATTACCCTTGCACCGATTGCCACCGTGATTGGTTTGGCGTTTAAGCTCTATGATCCAGATGGCTTACTTGGTGATAAAAATAAAGTGGAATATGGCATTACCTGTGCTTTGATTCCTGCTGACCATGAAGGCATTCAGATCGGCCCTCGACATAATCCTGGTGCACCGTTTATGAATGGTACGGTTGAGGGCAGTGATGTCTTTATTCCATTGGACTGGATTATTGGTGGGCAGCAAAATGCAGGTAAAGGTTGGCGTATGCTGATGGAATGTCTAGGCGTGGGCCGAGGTATTTCACTGCCTGCTTTGGCAACGGCTGGAGGAGAAATGAGCTACCTGTTGGTCGGTGCATTTGCCAGTGTTCGCCAACAATTCAAAATCTCGGTTGGGCATTTTGAAGGGGTACAAGAGGCGACCAGTGATATCGCCAGTGATGCCTATATGTTGGAATCATTTCGTTATCTGGTGACCTGTGGTTTAAACCAAGGTGGAACGCCTGCGGTGATGACAGCAATGGCAAAATACTATGCTACTGAAACCATGCGTAAAGTGGTGAATCACGGTATGGATGTGGTGGGTGGGCGAGCGATTCAATTAGGTCCACGTAACTTCCTTGCACTGACTTATCAATCTATTCCTGTGGCGATTACGGTAGAAGGGGCCAATATTCTGACCCGCTCATTGATGATTTTTGGTCAGGGGTCAATGCGTTGTCACCCTTATCTATTTGAAGAATTACAGCTATTACAATCGGAAGATAAGGCATCTGCTTTCAAAGCTTTTTCTCCATTACTGTTTAAACATCTGGCTTATACCTTTAATCGTGCGGCCAGAGCAGCGGCATATTCGATTACCGGTGGTTCAGATCAAGGCTCTCAACAAGCGGATGATTTTTCTAAAGCGTATTACAGCAAGATTAACCGTTTCAGTGCTGATTTTGCATTAACTGCGGATATGGCACTTGGAATTTTAGCAGGTGATTTAAAACGTAAAGAAATGCTGTCTGGTCGGTTGGCTGATATCCATGCGAACTTATTTATTGCTACAGCAATTTTGAAATATTATGAGCATGGTCAAAGAACTGAGGCCGAACGAAAACATGCAGAATTGGCCCTCAATAAAGCTTTATATCAAGTGCAAGAAGCGTTCTTTGGCTTCTATGACAATTTCCCGATGAAACTTGCTGCGTGTATGGTCAAATTCCTGTGCTTCCCATTTGGCCGTCCAATTGCAGCACCATCAGATCAATTGAAGCAAGAAGTGGCTCAGTTAATCATGCAAGAACATGCATTCCGTGATCAGTTGAAGCAACATGTTTACTACAACACCGATGCTAACGATGTGATGGGACGTATGGAATCTGCTTTTCAGGCTTTACTACAACTACAACCGTTGTGGAATAAGTTTAAAAAAGCAGAATCGAAAGATCAGTTTAGTGGTTTGACCTTTGAGGAACATATTACTGATGCGATTGAGACAGGTTTCATTACAACTGCTGAGGCAGAGTCACTTGTACAATACAACGCTAAACGTTATGACAGTATGTTGACGGATATTTTTGATGCACATTTAGATAAGGAACTGCCATTG